Sequence from the Streptomyces sp. NBC_00440 genome:
TTCCTTCGGCGGGGAGGCCACCGCGACGCCGCCGTCGGGGGCGTACCGCCAGGGCAGACCGCCGTCCGCGACCTGAGTGCCGACGCCCGCCGGGGTGTAGAAGGCCGGGATGCCGCAGCCGCCGGCGCGCAGCCGCTCGGCCAGGGTGCCCTGAGGGGTGAGTTCGAGCTCCAGCTCACCGCCGAGATAGCGGCGGGCGAACTCCTTGTTCCCGCCTACGTAGCTGCCGGTCACCCGGGCGATCCGCCCGGCCGCGAGCAGCGTGCCGAGCCCTCCGCCGTCCACGCCGCAGTTGTTGGAGACGACGCTGAGCCCGGTCGACCCTCTCGCGTACAGGGCCTGGATCAGCACATCGGGAACCCCGCTCAGGCCGAATCCGCCGACGGCGAGGGACGCGCCGTCCGGGATGTCCGCCACCGCCTCGCCGGCGGTGGCTGCCAACTTGTCCATGCAAAGCCTCTGTTCGCCCACTGAACTTTCGTTCATAATTGCCTGAGCTTGAGTGTCCGTCGAGCCGTCGGCCCTGTCAACGCCTCCGGGTACGGTTTTCCCAGCGTCACCGGCCCGGTGGCCGCTCCAAGGAGGTAAGGCCCATGCCGCAGGCCATGCGGGAGTCCGCCGCGGCACTGGCCGCGCCCGGCGAGGTGCTCGGCCCGCTGGAACGCGGGCTGACCGTGCTGCGCGTGATGGCGGGCGACCCGGATTCCCGCCAGCGCGCCAGCGATCTGGCCCGCGCGACCGGCCTCGCGCGCTCCACCGTCGACCGGATCGCGATCACGCTGGCCCGGCTCGGCCACCTCCGCTCCGAGGGCCGTGATCTGCTGCTCGCCCCCCGGCTGATGGAGCTCGGCAACGCCTACCTGGCCTCCTGCGGCCTGCCCGACGCGCTGGAGCCGTACGCGGACGCCCTCGCCGACGAGCTGGACGAGTCCGTCTCGATCGCCGTACCCGACGGTGACGGGGTCCGCTTCATCACCCAGGCCACCCGCAGACGCGCCATGTCGCTCGCCTTCCGGATCGGCGATCTGCTGCCGGCCGAGCGCTGCGCGCCCGGCGCGCTCTTCGCCGGCGGGTGGGACGAGGCCGACCGCGGGCGCTGGCTGGCCCGCCGCCGGGAGGACCCGCTGGACAGCGGGTTCCCGGCCGTTCCGCCCCGCGTCGAGCCGTCCGCTCCGGAGCTGGTCGAGGCGGAGTTCGACGTGCGCGTCCGGGAGGCGGCCGGCCTCGGCTGGTCGCTGGACGACCAGTTCATCGAACCCGGTCTGGTCGCGGTCGCCCACTCCGTCCGTGATCCGGCCGGGACGGTGGTCTGCGCTCTCAGCGTCGTCAGCCACACCAGCCGCCACAGCGCGCGGTCGCTCCGCGAGTACGCCCTGCCGCGCCTGCGGCGGGCCGCGGCAGCCATGGAAGAGGCGCTGCGTACGCCGCCCCGTCCGGGATCGCCGGTCGCCGCCCCCGCGCCCGAAGCCGTGGACAGCGGGCTCAAGGCGGAACTGGGGCCGGAATTCCTCCAGTCGCTGGCCAGGGGGCTCACCGTCCTGCGCGCGCTCGGCTCGGCCCGGGACGGACTGGGTCTGACCGCGGTCGCCGAGGCCGCAGGCCTCCCGCGCGCCAGCGCGCGCCGCGCACTGATCACCCTTCAGTACCTCGGCTATGTGCGTGCCGACGAGGGTGTCTTCACCCTTCTTCCGCGTGTGCTCGAACTCGGCTATGCCCGGCTGTCCCGCCTGTCCTTCGGCGAGATCGTCCGGCCCCACCTCGCCGAACTCACCCGTCAGGTCCGTGAGTCGGCGTCCATCGCGGTCCTCGACGGCGATGACATCCGCTATGTGGAGCGGGTCCCCACGGCCCGGATCATGAGCGTGGACATCACCGTGGGCACCCGGTTCGCCGCCTACGCGACCTCGATGGGCCGGGTCCTCCTCGCGGACCTGCCCGCACCGGAGCAGGCCGCCCGGCTGGCGCGCATCAGGTTCGAGCCGCTCACCCGGCACACCGTGACGACGGCCGACGCCCTGGCGGGCATCCTCGAATCCGTCAGGTGTGACGGACATGCCCTGGTCGACGAGGAGCTGGAGGAGGGCCTGCGTTCGGCGGCGATGCCGCTGCGGGACCGCCTGGGGCGCACCGTCGCGGCCGTCAATGTCTCACAGCACGCAGGCCGCGCCACACGCCAGGAGTTCCTCGACACTGTGCTGCCGCCCCTGGCGGCGGCGGTCGCACGGATCGAGGCGGACCTGGCTGTCGCATCCGAGCGGCAGCACATCTCCGTGAACTGACTGCCCTGGTGCGGAAGGGCGTTCACCGCACACGCCGACTGCCGGCGTGACTCCCTTGTTCTCTCCTGCCTGCCGGGAGTATGTTGCGTTGCGCTTGATACATACCCCCCGGGGGTAAGTACGGAAGAGGTGGACACAGGGGCCGCCCGATGTCTCGACGCGGACATCGGGCGGCCCCTCTCCGTATCGCAACCGCACCCCGCACCGCCCCCCGGCACCGCATCCGACACCACCTGGCAGGAGAACGGGAATGGACATACGGACACGCGCCGTGCACGTCGTGAACGAACCCTTCGGGGAAGGGAGTTGGCCGCTGAGTGTGCCCATCGTCCAGTCGTCGGCCTTCGGCTTCGGCTCGGCCGACGCGCTGGCGGACGCCATGGGTGGCCCGGACGGCCAGTACGTCTACACGCGGCGCGGCAACCCCACCGTCCGGGCGCTGGAGCGCACGGTCGCCGGACTTGAGAGTGGCGCGGCCGCCATCGCCTTCGCGTCCGGGATGGGCGCGCTCAGCGGGATGCTGCTGTCCCTGCTGAAGCCCGGCGATCATGTTCTGGCCCAGCGCTGCCTGTACGGCGGGACCTACTCGGTGCTGTCCGATCTGGCCCGGCGGTTCGGGGTCGAGGTCGAGTATCTGCCCGGGGGTGACGCCGCTGACGTGAAGGCGCTGATGCGGCCCAAGACGCGTCTGCTGCTTCTGGAGACGATCGCCAACCCGACCGGGCAGGTGCCGGACCTCCCCGTGCTCACGGCGGCCGCCCGCCGGTGCGGTGTCCTCAGCCTGGTGGACAACTCCCTCGCCTCACCCGTGCTGTGCCGCCCGATCGAGCACGGGGCCGACATCGTCGTGCACTCGACCACCAAGTATCTGGCCGGTCACTCCGACGTCCTGGGCGGTGTCGCCGTCTTCGCGGACGGGGGGCTGCACCGCAGGGTGTGGGGGCGCACGGTCGAACTGGGTGCGACCGCCGACCCGTTCGCCGCCTGGCTGACACTCCGGGGGCTGGCGACGCTGCCGCTGCGGATGCGCCAGCACTGCTCCAACGCCGAGGTGATCGCCGAACGGCTCGCCCGGCACCCGGCCGTGCGGGCCGTGCACTGGCCGTGGCTTCCCGGAAACCCCTCGTACGCCACGGCCCGCACGGTCCTCTCCGGCGGGGGCGGCATGGTCACCTGCGAGCTGACAGGTGGCCGTGCGGCGGGCCGGGGCTTCATCGAGAGGGTGCGGCTGGCCCGGCTCGCCCTGTCCCTCGGAGGTGTCGAGACCCTGATCTCGCACCCTGCCTCCACCTCGCACCGCGAGCTCGACAGCCAGGCCCTGGCGGCCGCGGGTGTGGGGGAGGGCACCGTGCGCATCTCTGTGGGCATCGAGCACGCCGAGGACCTCTGGGCGGACATCGAGCAGGCGCTCGACGCCTCCTGACGGTCCAACATTCAAGGATGGATCGTTTATTTGGATTGACAAAATAAACGGCACGTTCGTATATTCGAAGCAGCTCGGAACCATCCACTCTCGGCTCAAGGGGGGCGCTCCATGCGCTACTTCGAGGACTTCCGTACCGGTGACGTCCACCATCTGGGCACGGTCACCGTCACCGAGGAGGAGGTGCTGGAGTTCGCCAGGCGCTTCGACCCGCAGCCGTTCCACACCGATACCGAGCTGGCCGAGCGGTCGCCCTTCGGGGGCCTCATCGCCAGCGGCTTCCACACCGCCGCGCTCTTCATGCGGCTGTACGTGGACGGCCTGCTCGCCGACAGCGCGGGCGCCGGTTCACCGGGCATCGACAAGATCCGGTACCACCGGCCCGTGCGCCCCGGCGACGTACTCACCGCGCGACTTGAGGTCCTCGCCTCGCGCCCCTCGCTCATGAGTCCGGCCACCGGCATCGTCGAGCCGCGATGCGAGCTGGTGGCGTCCGACGGGACGGTCGTGTTCAGCATGGTCCTGCACAGCATCTTCCGGCGGCGCCCTGCCGCGCCCCGTACGGCGTCCTCCGCGGCCCCCGCATCGCTGCCCGCGGCACAGGACCCGGTGGCCTGTGTGAAGGCCGGCTGAGCACGACCGTCCTCTCATCCCATCCAGTGAAGGGGGCCTTCCGTGGAGGCCGTATCCCGCACCGCCCAGTGGACCGCCGCAGCGCGCGCCCTGGAGACCGAACGCGACGACCGGCTGTTCGCCGATCCCTACGCGCGTACCGTTGCCGACGGCATCGGGTTCGAACTGCTGGAACGGTACGCGGGCGCAGGCACCGTCCCGTTCCTGGCCATCCGCACCACCTATCTGGACCGCGCCATCGGCCGGGCCGTCGGGGACCAGGGCATCCGCCAGGTCGTCTTCCTGGCCGCGGGCATGGACACCCGCTTCTACCGGCTCGGCTGGCCGGCCGGCGTCACCGTCTACGAACTCGACCGCCCCGCACTGCTCGCGGCGAAGGCGGACATGCTCGCCGGTGAGCCCGCACCGCCCGGCCGCGAACGGCGCACCGTCGCCGTCGACCTCACGCAGGACTGGACGGGCCCGCTGAAGGAAGCGGGCTGGCGGTCCGACGAGACCACACTCTGGGTCGTGGAAGGGCTGCTCTTCTTCCTGCCCGAGGAAGCGGTCCGGGCGCTGATCACCACCCTGTCCGCGCACAGCGCCCCCGGATCCGTCCTCCTGGGCGACGTCATCAGCCGCTCCGCGCTGCAGAACCCGCTGTCCCGCACCTTCCTCAAAGCCCTTGAGGAGGACGGCAACCCCTGGCTGTTCGGCACCGAGGAGCCCGAGCAGCTGCTCACCGACTGCGGCTGGTCGCCACGCGAGGTCAGGCAGCCCGGCGAGGAGGGCGCCGACTTCGGGCGCTGGCCGTACCCGGTGCCGGCGCGCGAGATGCCCCGCATACCCCGGTCCTTCCTGTTCACCTGCGACCTGTCGACCGGCGAGGAGAAGGCGGCATGACCGAGAACCCCGCTCCCGGCACCCGGGTCACGTCCGGCACTCCCGCCACCGACTTCCACCAGCGGATCATCGGTGACGCGGCCGCCGCCGTCCGCGGTCTCACAGTGGCCGTCGGCGAGCGGCTCGGCCTGTACCGGGCGCTCGCGGAGCACGGCCCGCTCACCCCCGCCCAGCTGGCCGGCCGCACCGGCACCAGCGAGCGGTACGTGGAGGAATGGCTGCACGCCCAGCTCAGCGCGGAGTACGTCGAACGGCACCCCTCCGCCGGGACGTACACCCTGCCCGCCGGCCACGCGCCGGTGCTCGCCGACCCCTCGGCCGTCACCTACGCGGCCGGGTTCTTCACGGCGCTGAAGGCGCTCTACGCCACCGAAGACCTCCTGGTCGACGCGTACCGCACCGGGGACGGCGTCGGTTGGGCCGAGCACGACCCGGCGCTCGACACCGGCATGGGCAGCTTCTTCGAGCCCACCTACCAGCACCGGCTGCTGCCGGACTGGCTCCCCGCCCTCCACGACGTGACCGGCAAACTCACCGCGGGCGGCCGGATCGCCGACGTGGGCTGCGGGGTCGGGCACACCACGCTCCTCATCGCCAAGGCCTACCCCGAGGCGACCGTCCACGGCTTCGACTACTCGGAAGAGGCCATCACCATTGCCCGCCAGCTCGCCGACGACGCGGGCCTGTCCGAGCGTGTGATCTTCGAGACCGCGTCCGCCGACGACTACCCCGGCTCCGGCTACGACCTGGTGACCTTCTTCAACTGCCTGCACGACATGGGGGATCCGGTCGCAGCGGCCCAGCACGTCCACAAGTCCCTCGACGCCGACGGCACCTGGATGCTGGTCGAATCCAATGTGTCGCCCGCGGACGTCGACTCCGGTACCCCGGCCGCCCGGATGTTCATGGCGCTGTCCGCCGTCATGTGCCTGCCGGTCGCCGTCGCCCAGCGCGGCCCGCACGCCCTCGGCAACCACTCCGGAGAGCGGGCGTTCCGCGCCATCGCCGAAGAGGCCGGATTCACCCGCTGGCGCCGGGCCGCCGAGACGCCCGTCAACGCCGTCTACGAGGTCAGGCCCTGACGCCCG
This genomic interval carries:
- a CDS encoding CoA transferase subunit A; the encoded protein is MDKLAATAGEAVADIPDGASLAVGGFGLSGVPDVLIQALYARGSTGLSVVSNNCGVDGGGLGTLLAAGRIARVTGSYVGGNKEFARRYLGGELELELTPQGTLAERLRAGGCGIPAFYTPAGVGTQVADGGLPWRYAPDGGVAVASPPKEVRTYDGRDYVLERAITTDFALVRAARGDRHGNLVFNKAARNFNPLAAMAGGITIAEVEQLVEPGGIDPDEVHVPGVFVQRVVALTPAQAADKGIERRTLLASTTAQGTVRG
- a CDS encoding IclR family transcriptional regulator domain-containing protein: MPQAMRESAAALAAPGEVLGPLERGLTVLRVMAGDPDSRQRASDLARATGLARSTVDRIAITLARLGHLRSEGRDLLLAPRLMELGNAYLASCGLPDALEPYADALADELDESVSIAVPDGDGVRFITQATRRRAMSLAFRIGDLLPAERCAPGALFAGGWDEADRGRWLARRREDPLDSGFPAVPPRVEPSAPELVEAEFDVRVREAAGLGWSLDDQFIEPGLVAVAHSVRDPAGTVVCALSVVSHTSRHSARSLREYALPRLRRAAAAMEEALRTPPRPGSPVAAPAPEAVDSGLKAELGPEFLQSLARGLTVLRALGSARDGLGLTAVAEAAGLPRASARRALITLQYLGYVRADEGVFTLLPRVLELGYARLSRLSFGEIVRPHLAELTRQVRESASIAVLDGDDIRYVERVPTARIMSVDITVGTRFAAYATSMGRVLLADLPAPEQAARLARIRFEPLTRHTVTTADALAGILESVRCDGHALVDEELEEGLRSAAMPLRDRLGRTVAAVNVSQHAGRATRQEFLDTVLPPLAAAVARIEADLAVASERQHISVN
- a CDS encoding trans-sulfuration enzyme family protein → MDIRTRAVHVVNEPFGEGSWPLSVPIVQSSAFGFGSADALADAMGGPDGQYVYTRRGNPTVRALERTVAGLESGAAAIAFASGMGALSGMLLSLLKPGDHVLAQRCLYGGTYSVLSDLARRFGVEVEYLPGGDAADVKALMRPKTRLLLLETIANPTGQVPDLPVLTAAARRCGVLSLVDNSLASPVLCRPIEHGADIVVHSTTKYLAGHSDVLGGVAVFADGGLHRRVWGRTVELGATADPFAAWLTLRGLATLPLRMRQHCSNAEVIAERLARHPAVRAVHWPWLPGNPSYATARTVLSGGGGMVTCELTGGRAAGRGFIERVRLARLALSLGGVETLISHPASTSHRELDSQALAAAGVGEGTVRISVGIEHAEDLWADIEQALDAS
- a CDS encoding MaoC family dehydratase, with translation MRYFEDFRTGDVHHLGTVTVTEEEVLEFARRFDPQPFHTDTELAERSPFGGLIASGFHTAALFMRLYVDGLLADSAGAGSPGIDKIRYHRPVRPGDVLTARLEVLASRPSLMSPATGIVEPRCELVASDGTVVFSMVLHSIFRRRPAAPRTASSAAPASLPAAQDPVACVKAG
- a CDS encoding class I SAM-dependent methyltransferase, with the translated sequence MEAVSRTAQWTAAARALETERDDRLFADPYARTVADGIGFELLERYAGAGTVPFLAIRTTYLDRAIGRAVGDQGIRQVVFLAAGMDTRFYRLGWPAGVTVYELDRPALLAAKADMLAGEPAPPGRERRTVAVDLTQDWTGPLKEAGWRSDETTLWVVEGLLFFLPEEAVRALITTLSAHSAPGSVLLGDVISRSALQNPLSRTFLKALEEDGNPWLFGTEEPEQLLTDCGWSPREVRQPGEEGADFGRWPYPVPAREMPRIPRSFLFTCDLSTGEEKAA
- a CDS encoding class I SAM-dependent methyltransferase, which encodes MTENPAPGTRVTSGTPATDFHQRIIGDAAAAVRGLTVAVGERLGLYRALAEHGPLTPAQLAGRTGTSERYVEEWLHAQLSAEYVERHPSAGTYTLPAGHAPVLADPSAVTYAAGFFTALKALYATEDLLVDAYRTGDGVGWAEHDPALDTGMGSFFEPTYQHRLLPDWLPALHDVTGKLTAGGRIADVGCGVGHTTLLIAKAYPEATVHGFDYSEEAITIARQLADDAGLSERVIFETASADDYPGSGYDLVTFFNCLHDMGDPVAAAQHVHKSLDADGTWMLVESNVSPADVDSGTPAARMFMALSAVMCLPVAVAQRGPHALGNHSGERAFRAIAEEAGFTRWRRAAETPVNAVYEVRP